From the genome of Deinococcus aerius, one region includes:
- a CDS encoding DUF2726 domain-containing protein: MTPPVTLTHAGQVTPVRQATTARVQGAPARYRELELRHRRLLAVLAAHDGEVPTDVLAAAVKVPPKVVFGLMVRLCEVGMAQQTVHGWRLEPCVAPLAKADLNESVFVSLVLPVPDLLRPPCDSTLERRIFAAVVLLFAGCAVVPNVTLSHVVDAEAARPFLGEPALKFLQSRHAELDVVVYGARTLLPILAVEADGPQHDAPVQAGRDRLKDSICRVAALPLLRVRIDARTSVDTLMHRLGRALHEVARAPRVEQRGHQELAEALARLA; the protein is encoded by the coding sequence GTGACGCCGCCCGTCACCCTCACCCACGCCGGTCAGGTCACCCCCGTACGCCAGGCCACCACCGCCCGCGTCCAGGGCGCCCCCGCCCGGTACCGCGAGCTCGAACTGCGCCACCGCCGTCTCCTCGCCGTCCTCGCCGCTCACGACGGGGAAGTACCCACGGACGTCCTCGCGGCGGCCGTGAAAGTTCCCCCGAAGGTCGTGTTCGGGCTGATGGTGCGCCTGTGCGAGGTGGGCATGGCGCAGCAGACCGTGCACGGCTGGCGACTGGAACCCTGCGTCGCTCCCCTCGCGAAAGCGGACCTGAACGAGTCCGTGTTCGTGTCCCTCGTCCTGCCCGTCCCCGACCTGCTGCGCCCACCGTGCGACTCGACGCTGGAACGGCGCATCTTCGCGGCCGTCGTCCTGCTCTTCGCGGGGTGCGCGGTGGTCCCCAACGTGACGCTCAGCCACGTGGTGGATGCGGAGGCGGCGCGGCCGTTCCTGGGGGAGCCCGCCCTGAAGTTCTTGCAGAGCCGACACGCGGAGCTGGACGTGGTGGTGTACGGCGCGAGGACCCTCTTGCCGATCCTGGCGGTGGAGGCGGACGGGCCGCAGCATGACGCGCCGGTGCAGGCGGGCCGGGACCGGTTGAAGGACAGCATCTGCCGGGTGGCGGCGCTGCCGCTGCTTCGCGTGCGGATTGACGCGCGAACGAGCGTGGACACGCTCATGCACCGCCTGGGCCGCGCGCTGCATGAGGTCGCCCGCGCGCCGCGGGTGGAGCAGCGCGGCCATCAGGAACTCGCCGAGGCGCTCGCGCGGCTCGCGTGA
- a CDS encoding LexA family protein: protein MTHGELTARQRDVLRAIATLENAGELVTLQRVAAELELPRQNIWSYVHNLQERGLVVYNPTERFTTPIRLSDTGWEVSEVPRAAARDLRFPILGEIAAGQPTLAEGQVEAYATRLQDVLDLREGDFLLRVRGESMIGIGIYPGDLVAIHPQHEEPHSGEIMLVLVPGENTATLKRWFRDNGTVTLVSENPDFKPMTFPTEDVRIQGCLVGHIGTGRSRRNPER, encoded by the coding sequence ATGACTCATGGTGAACTGACGGCGCGGCAACGGGACGTTCTGCGAGCGATCGCCACGCTGGAAAACGCGGGGGAACTGGTCACGCTTCAGCGCGTCGCGGCGGAACTGGAATTGCCCCGCCAGAACATCTGGAGTTACGTGCACAACCTTCAGGAGCGCGGCCTGGTGGTGTACAACCCCACCGAGCGCTTCACCACCCCGATCCGGCTGAGCGACACGGGCTGGGAGGTGTCGGAAGTCCCGCGGGCCGCCGCACGCGACCTGCGCTTCCCGATCCTGGGCGAGATCGCGGCCGGGCAGCCCACCCTGGCGGAAGGGCAGGTGGAGGCCTACGCCACCCGGTTACAGGACGTGCTGGACCTGCGGGAAGGCGACTTCCTGCTGCGGGTACGCGGCGAGTCCATGATCGGCATCGGCATCTACCCCGGGGACCTCGTGGCGATCCACCCGCAACACGAGGAGCCTCACAGCGGGGAGATCATGCTGGTGCTGGTGCCCGGGGAGAACACCGCCACCCTCAAGCGCTGGTTCCGCGACAACGGCACGGTCACCCTGGTCAGCGAGAACCCGGACTTCAAACCGATGACCTTCCCCACCGAGGACGTGCGCATCCAGGGCTGCCTCGTCGGGCACATCGGCACCGGCCGCAGCCGCCGCAACCCCGAGCGCTGA
- a CDS encoding TniQ family protein, translated as MTRLRPLSSVPFPLDGPEGPEAFASYVDRLAAGQLIPVPVSTILFKTGLLVEDRHDAPLHPGYGIDLTAAQRETFAQVCRLDPGELQTMLLRDLDGVAFDLSGLDVRDTNSVRKVALREWSGASGSACCPECLSETGGWRVRWRLWTSFVCLTHGRLLVARCPRCENRTGNYRPDQSNGPRFITHPPVPGLCANSMPRGASGQGRAAQPCGGDLRTVGTVDLSAAPRLLGAQRVVNAVLDDRQAVVTGQVVPALVYFRHLRSLVAVALHAAQPGDLGPLPPPIARALDESCEERDDERRRSAGRRGTRLHPYKAAPVDPRLVAATLPWAVELLASPDQAALTAGLRRVIDRSRDIRGSAVRALGRDFHFEGPLARALDEVLAPRALTHRTVGHLAPGGTGAYRTFSPARVPHLIWREDYDRDFRPLLEGSGLTEQAARVTISMALVRLTGPYTVRESAAQLGLDGRFKGTSTNPMMTHLGQTGGKDAFGDALHALATRLEGPGPHRDYRAAEQALEEFADLDAETWDACRNAAGISASKSAAMRRGAAAWVWSEILSSHPYFSPALQPGASNQDSLREMYRRFEEQRLDSLKEVLTVHRRWMEGELGLV; from the coding sequence ATGACCCGACTGCGGCCTCTCTCCTCGGTGCCCTTCCCGCTGGACGGCCCCGAGGGCCCGGAGGCTTTCGCCAGTTACGTCGACCGCCTCGCGGCCGGGCAGCTCATCCCGGTCCCCGTCTCCACCATCCTGTTCAAGACCGGGCTGCTCGTGGAAGACCGCCACGACGCGCCCCTCCACCCGGGCTACGGCATCGACCTGACCGCCGCGCAGCGCGAGACGTTCGCGCAGGTCTGCCGCCTCGACCCGGGCGAGCTTCAGACCATGCTGCTGCGCGACCTCGACGGGGTCGCCTTCGACCTGTCGGGACTGGACGTGCGCGACACGAACAGCGTGCGCAAAGTCGCGTTGCGCGAGTGGTCGGGGGCCAGCGGCTCGGCCTGCTGCCCGGAGTGCCTCAGCGAGACCGGGGGCTGGCGGGTGCGCTGGCGCTTGTGGACCTCCTTTGTCTGCCTCACCCACGGCCGTCTGCTGGTGGCCCGCTGCCCCCGCTGCGAGAACCGCACTGGTAACTACCGCCCCGACCAGAGCAACGGCCCACGCTTCATCACCCACCCGCCGGTGCCCGGCCTGTGCGCGAACTCCATGCCGCGCGGCGCGAGCGGGCAGGGCCGCGCGGCGCAGCCTTGCGGCGGTGACCTGCGCACGGTGGGGACGGTCGATCTTTCCGCCGCGCCCCGGCTGCTCGGGGCGCAGCGGGTGGTGAACGCCGTCTTGGATGACCGGCAGGCGGTCGTGACCGGGCAAGTAGTTCCCGCCCTGGTCTACTTCCGGCACCTGCGCTCCCTCGTGGCCGTGGCGCTGCACGCCGCGCAGCCGGGTGATCTGGGACCCCTGCCGCCCCCCATCGCCCGGGCCTTGGACGAGAGTTGCGAGGAGCGGGACGACGAGCGGCGCCGGTCCGCGGGAAGGCGCGGCACCCGCCTGCACCCGTACAAGGCCGCGCCGGTCGACCCCCGACTGGTCGCGGCCACGTTGCCCTGGGCGGTCGAGCTGCTGGCCTCGCCGGACCAGGCGGCGCTCACCGCCGGGTTGCGGCGCGTGATCGACCGGTCCCGTGACATCCGCGGCAGCGCCGTGCGCGCGCTCGGCCGGGACTTTCACTTCGAGGGGCCGCTGGCCCGGGCGCTCGACGAGGTGCTCGCGCCGCGCGCGCTGACCCACCGCACCGTCGGGCACCTCGCGCCGGGGGGCACGGGGGCGTACCGCACCTTCAGCCCGGCGCGGGTGCCGCACCTGATCTGGCGGGAGGACTACGACCGCGACTTCCGGCCGCTGCTGGAAGGCTCGGGCCTCACGGAACAGGCGGCGCGCGTGACGATCAGCATGGCGCTGGTGCGGCTGACAGGGCCGTACACCGTCCGGGAGAGCGCGGCGCAGCTGGGCCTGGACGGCCGGTTCAAGGGCACCAGCACCAACCCGATGATGACCCACCTGGGGCAGACGGGCGGAAAGGACGCCTTCGGGGACGCCCTGCATGCCCTGGCGACGCGGCTGGAAGGGCCGGGGCCGCACCGGGACTACCGCGCGGCGGAGCAGGCGCTGGAGGAGTTCGCGGACCTGGACGCGGAGACCTGGGACGCCTGCCGGAACGCCGCCGGGATCAGCGCGTCGAAGTCCGCGGCGATGCGGAGGGGCGCCGCCGCCTGGGTCTGGTCGGAGATCCTCAGCAGTCACCCGTATTTCTCGCCGGCACTCCAGCCAGGGGCCTCGAACCAGGACTCGCTGCGGGAGATGTACCGCCGCTTCGAAGAGCAGCGGCTGGACTCCCTGAAAGAAGTCCTGACGGTTCATCGCCGCTGGATGGAAGGGGAACTGGGCCTGGTCTGA
- a CDS encoding ATP-binding protein: MGKVILPFGASAGPDGGDGLDDNIYTFEGWRKFVNRPPATPPARLTRAQYEALSAKERKVYDEARKTYTMRFGPLNTVMLDLAKQCIKEQAEVNLRAPRDEVKVGVVIDGHATLGKSTMAKAVARQFELTIRKQATFPDEEARHLFIPVVHVTLLRDTTPKAMAQAICDYLHVPLRGRATEHQMVQAIYRAVERHTILLFVVDDIHFLKARSENGRETSNFLKSLMSLTGATFVYVGVNVEEMGIFQEDGEATLDGSQTASRFIHLPIPPFGKGSADWIKLLRSIDDHLILLDHEPGTLEQHATLLYNRTGGSLGPLMNLVRRTAFQAVGHHEKIDAASLRTARMDYKSTRDGNLDGDDSEGKA; the protein is encoded by the coding sequence ATGGGAAAAGTGATCCTGCCCTTCGGGGCATCAGCAGGTCCCGACGGCGGCGACGGCCTGGACGACAACATCTACACGTTCGAGGGCTGGCGGAAGTTCGTGAACCGCCCCCCCGCCACGCCCCCGGCGCGGTTGACGCGCGCGCAGTACGAGGCGCTGTCCGCCAAAGAACGGAAAGTGTACGACGAGGCCCGCAAGACGTACACCATGCGCTTCGGCCCGCTGAACACGGTCATGCTCGACCTGGCCAAGCAGTGCATCAAGGAGCAGGCCGAGGTCAACTTGCGGGCGCCGCGCGACGAGGTGAAGGTGGGCGTGGTGATCGACGGGCACGCGACCCTGGGCAAGTCCACCATGGCCAAGGCGGTCGCCCGCCAGTTCGAACTGACCATCCGCAAGCAGGCCACCTTCCCCGACGAGGAAGCGCGGCACCTGTTCATCCCCGTGGTTCACGTGACCCTGCTGCGCGACACGACCCCCAAGGCGATGGCCCAGGCGATCTGCGATTACCTGCATGTCCCCCTGCGCGGCCGCGCGACCGAGCACCAGATGGTGCAGGCCATCTACAGAGCGGTCGAGCGGCACACCATCTTGCTGTTCGTGGTGGACGACATCCACTTCCTGAAGGCGCGCTCGGAGAACGGCAGGGAGACCTCCAACTTCCTGAAGTCGCTGATGAGCCTCACCGGCGCCACCTTCGTCTACGTGGGCGTCAACGTCGAGGAGATGGGCATCTTCCAGGAAGACGGGGAAGCCACCCTGGACGGCAGCCAGACCGCCTCCCGGTTCATTCACCTGCCCATCCCCCCCTTCGGGAAGGGCAGCGCCGACTGGATCAAGTTGCTGCGGAGCATCGACGATCACCTGATCCTGCTGGACCACGAGCCTGGCACGCTGGAACAGCACGCCACCCTGCTGTACAACCGCACGGGCGGCAGCCTCGGACCGCTGATGAACCTGGTGCGGCGGACCGCGTTCCAGGCGGTGGGCCACCACGAGAAAATCGACGCGGCCAGCTTGCGCACCGCGCGGATGGACTACAAATCCACCCGGGACGGCAACCTCGACGGCGACGACAGCGAGGGCAAGGCATGA